A genomic window from Silene latifolia isolate original U9 population chromosome Y, ASM4854445v1, whole genome shotgun sequence includes:
- the LOC141631021 gene encoding uncharacterized protein LOC141631021: MDRIELICRNYLWSGSEEFLKTAHVAWSKVCAGKKSGGLGIVNCKLWNVAMLGKYVWWLALKADHLWIRWVNHMYIKDQQWLDYVPTVSSSWTWRKLCQVKEQLKPAYCNGLWGTNAGSYTISEGYSWLQGVQVKVPWHPIVWNCFNIPKHSFIGWLAIQGRLLTKDRLVRFGVIQDATCDMCMNHAEDQSHLLYQCCFSNHCWTILKAWLDVDLPGNGILEWCSSWRCRSLMKKRIVCAAVLALVYQLWRVRNVCRVECYLPSPASVVKTVQQFVQSRAQQWKWTSKYQCMSWTPWM, encoded by the coding sequence ATGGATAGAATAGAGTTGATTTGTAGGAATTATTTGTGGAGTGGTTCTGAGGAGTTTCTGAAAACTGCACATGTTGCTTGGTCTAAGGTTTGTGCAGGGAAAAAATCTGGTGGGCTTGGTATTGTTAACTGTAAACTGTGGAATGTGGCTATGCTTGGCAAGTACGTATGGTGGCTTGCCTTAAAGGCAGATCACTTATGGATAAGGTGGGTGAATCACATGTATATCAAAGACCAACAGTGGCTGGATTATGTTCCAACAGTTAGCTCTAGCTGGACTTGGAGGAAGCTTTGTCAGGTCAAGGAGCAACTTAAACCTGCTTACTGTAATGGTCTCTGGGGGACTAATGCAGGGAGCTACACCATCTCTGAGGGTTACAGTTGGCTTCAAGGTGTTCAGGTCAAGGTCCCTTGGCATCCTATCGTTTGGAATTGTTTCAATATACCTAAGCATTCGTTTATAGGTTGGCTAGCTATCCAAGGAAGATTACTTACTAAGGATAGACTTGTACGCTTTGGAGTTATTCAGGATGCTACTTGTGATATGTGCATGAACCATGCTGAAGATCAGTCCCATTTGCTGTACCAATGCTGTTTCAGCAATCATTGCTGGACTATTCTTAAGGCCTGGTTGGATGTGGATTTACCTGGCAATGGGATTCTTGAGTGGTGTAGTTCATGGAGATGCAGATCTCTTATGAAAAAGAGGATTGTTTGTGCTGCGGTGTTGGCCTTGGTGTATCAGTTGTGGCGGGTTCGTAATGTTTGCAGGGTTGAATGTTACCTCCCGTCTCCTGCAAGTGTAGTTAAAACTGTGCAACAATTTGTTCAAAGTAGAGCTCAGCAATGGAAGTGGACCTCTAAGTACCAATGTATGAGTTGGACCCCTTGGATGTAA